A region of Myxococcus stipitatus DSM 14675 DNA encodes the following proteins:
- a CDS encoding nucleotidyl transferase AbiEii/AbiGii toxin family protein, whose translation MTRPDDPGYPRKWLPKGFAQDARRTNVFDPALKHYGAAYVKATPRFENEEEEASFRATRSRLLRKSLAGIGRSSVAEHLVVRGSIALELWYGARARPAKDIDLVVIPETIGPESDDGQRLFTELRQAVTQALRDEGLPVEPESIPVDAIWTYERAEGRRLTFPWTWRGHLRDTVQVDIVFNERMCDAPVSLTVEDVTLRGASPAESLASKLLWLTNDSYPQGKDLFDAVLLAEDVRLPAQLLRRVFAEKHGHWSDTYLRGEFPLDPEVDWKNFALDAPTLAQGRADEHWLRLKRALLRGATTLD comes from the coding sequence ATGACCCGACCCGATGACCCCGGATACCCCCGCAAGTGGCTGCCCAAGGGCTTTGCGCAAGATGCGCGAAGAACCAATGTGTTCGACCCGGCGCTGAAGCACTACGGAGCCGCCTACGTCAAAGCCACGCCCCGCTTCGAGAACGAGGAGGAGGAAGCCTCCTTCAGGGCCACGCGCTCCAGACTCTTGCGCAAGTCCCTTGCGGGCATCGGGCGCTCGAGCGTGGCGGAGCATCTCGTGGTGCGCGGCAGCATCGCCCTGGAGCTCTGGTATGGCGCACGCGCCCGGCCCGCGAAGGACATCGACCTGGTCGTCATCCCGGAGACCATCGGCCCCGAGTCGGACGACGGACAGCGCCTCTTCACCGAGCTGCGCCAGGCCGTGACCCAGGCCCTGCGAGACGAAGGCCTCCCCGTGGAGCCCGAGTCCATTCCCGTCGACGCCATCTGGACCTACGAGCGGGCCGAGGGCCGGCGGCTGACCTTCCCATGGACCTGGAGAGGACACCTCCGGGACACGGTCCAGGTCGACATCGTCTTCAACGAGCGGATGTGCGACGCCCCCGTCTCGCTGACGGTGGAGGACGTCACGCTGCGCGGCGCCTCGCCCGCGGAGTCACTCGCGTCGAAGCTGCTCTGGCTCACCAACGACTCGTATCCCCAGGGCAAGGACCTCTTCGACGCGGTCCTGCTCGCGGAGGACGTGCGACTGCCCGCGCAGCTGCTCCGGCGCGTCTTCGCGGAGAAGCACGGCCACTGGAGCGACACCTATCTCCGGGGCGAGTTCCCGCTCGACCCAGAGGTGGACTGGAAGAACTTCGCGCTCGACGCCCCCACCCTCGCGCAAGGCCGCGCCGATGAGCACTGGCTGCGGCTGAAGCGTGCCCTGCTTCGGGGTGCGACGACCCTGGATTGA